The following coding sequences lie in one Montipora foliosa isolate CH-2021 chromosome 11, ASM3666993v2, whole genome shotgun sequence genomic window:
- the LOC137976775 gene encoding uncharacterized protein: MSVDPDEILVSFDVVSLFTCIPTHLAMEVVKERLDFDKSLPEGTNLSIQNIIALLQFVLDNNFFVFQGDHFKQIFGCPMGSPVSAILANLVMEYVEEKALLSAPNSPKWWIRYVDDSHVCIKREHADEFHAHLNSINTNIKFTIEIESEGSIAFLDTRTTRQDDGSITVSVYRKATHTDRYLDFKSHHHPQHKYSVIRTLMDRAKNIPSTEEEAVRETKRVAKALTANNYPANFIYNGRQRNRQQEVNASDQRGMVVLPYAKGFSEKIARVLRGFNIKVAHKPIRTISNILKKPKDKIEREASRGIVYKIKCKDCDCVYIGQTSRALKTRVKEHSKAIATLDENSLLAKHHMRYNHQIDLMNVEIVDRSSAWRQRLILEAWHSLRDTNAINEHIALPNVYNNIKNL; this comes from the coding sequence ATGTCAGTGGATCCCGACGAAATCCTAGTATCCTTTGACGTCGTGTCACTGTTCACTTGCATTCCTACCCATCTAGCCATGGAAGTTGTTAAAGAAAGACTAGACTTTGATAAATCACTACCTGAAGGAACAAATTTATCCATCCAGAATATCATTGCCCTTTTACAGTTCGTCCTCGACAATAACTTCTTCGTGTTCCAAGGTGaccatttcaaacaaattttcgGTTGTCCGATGGGATCTCCAGTCAGCGCCATCTTAGCCAATCTCGTCATGGAATATGTAGAAGAAAAGGCCCTGTTATCGGCTCCAAACTCTCCCAAATGGTGGATCAGATACGTAGATGACAGCCATGTATGCATAAAAAGGGAACACGCGGATGAATTCCACGCACACCTCAATTCTATCAACACTAACATCAAATTTACCATCGAGATAGAATCAGAAGGTTCTATTGCCTTTCTTGACACAAGAACAACCAGACAAGACGATGGCTCGATCACCGTGTCTGTATACAGAAAAGCTACCCACACCGACCGCTACCTTGACTTCAAATCTCATCACCACCCCCAACATAAATACTCGGTCATACGCACCCTCATGGATCGCGCAAAGAATATCCCGTCCACCGAAGAGGAAGCTGTACGAGAAACTAAGAGAGTAGCAAAAGCCCTTACCGCTAATAACTACCCTGCCAATTTCATCTACAATGGTCGCCAACGCAACAGACAACAAGAAGTAAATGCTTCCGACCAGCGCGGTATGGTTGTTTTGCCCTATGCCAAAGGATTCTCCGAGAAAATCGCGAGGGTTCTTCGAGGTTTCAACATTAAGGTCGCTCATAAACCTATTCGGACAATCTCAAATATACTTAAAAAACCAAAGGACAAAATCGAGAGGGAGGCCTCTAGAGGAATCgtatataagatcaaatgcaaaGATTGTGATTGTGTTTACATCGGTCAGACATCGCGCGCGCTAAAAACACGCGTCAAAGAGCACTCAAAGGCCATAGCAACATTAGATGAAAACTCTTTGTTGGCCAAACACCACATGCGCTACAATCACCAAATAGACTTGATGAACGTCGAAATTGTTGACAGATCATCGGCATGGCGACAAAGACTTATTCTGGAGGCTTGGCATTCCTTACGAGATACGAACGCTATAAACGAGCATATAGCACTTCCAAACGTTTACAATAACATAAAGAATTTGTAA
- the LOC137975140 gene encoding LON peptidase N-terminal domain and RING finger protein 1-like — protein MAETMSTEESSRSSNTHNLVNSLIEQGELYARTGRLDLSFRSFSDAFRIGTVPKECISSLVEACLEFQRTKLSKERSEEPSGASNFSENDVSLFTCGLCNSVFMKPVTLPCGHTFCEVCLSEQKSFNGFAECCKCGIAVAENTMFTVNVLVMNVVQKWLRNEYRKQEKKLEGMNFLIRNDLKSAIHCFSGVLSTSANDFQCLCWRSDAFLRMRQLDLALRDIEQACKLRPRSARSFYRKAVILSNFAQREGILSTRHEASVIALLRCYTLVPNSRRYRQEFTESLHQLLRPKFTNVNRTMSVLKQTHGGESDYPHQSVLQQLNLLRDKTQVDAAAPKGISSARMGKNESKTITSPASYEVELRRNKSSRGTEDMVTNVSSSSEGKVENDIFHLTEVEDFECKLCYNLLFQPVTTICGHTFCRECLERSLDHRDDCPCCRTKLDLYLSGKLKMEVTHVLQLVLTKHFPCDYSERLKKFEEKMKALSGLGQEQKPQVPIFVCTMAFPKVPCPLHIFEPRYRLMLRRCTESGSKQFGMCVGSEDSSKGFADYGTMLNVQTVNFLPDGRSIVHTVGGRRFHVLSRGVTDGYHTATVEWVEDERVDDEEELKQLIELNRIGHLTLQSWFSKMSAQQRQCITDAIGPVPSFDENLHLLDNGPDWVWWILAALPLKDEAKLIILGMKSMRERFQSVIRFLQLMLSWQNTVGGELSPSS, from the exons ATGGCAGAGACTATGAGTACCGAAGAGAGCTCAAGAAGTAGTAATACGCACAACTTGGTAAACTCCCTCATAGAGCAAGGCGAGTTGTATGCAAGGACCGGCAGATTAGATTTGTCGTTTCGGTCCTTCTCTGATGCGTTTCGGATAGGAACAGTTCCTAAAGAGTGTATTTCTTCGTTGGTGGAAGCATGTTTAGAGTTTCAAAGAACAAAACTCAGCAAAGAGAGAAGTGAAGAGCCTTCTGGGGCAAGCAATTTTAGTGAAAACGATGTAAGCTTATTCACCTGTGGGTTATGTAACTCTGTGTTCATGAAGCCGGTTACTCTCCCTTGTGGTCATACATTTTGTGAAGTTTGTTTGTCAGAGCAAAAGTCTTTTAATGGTTTTGCTGAGTGCTGTAAATGCGGTATTGCTGTGGCTGAGAATACGATGTTTACTGTCAATGTGCTTGTCATGAATGTTGTTCAGAAATGGCTGCGAAATGAATACCGGAAGCAAGAGAAGAAACTTGAGGGAATGAACTTTCTCATTAGGAATGACTTAAAATCAGCAATCCATTGTTTCTCCGGGGTCCTGTCTACATCTGCTAACGATTTCCAATGCCTTTGTTGGCGATCTGATGCGTTCCTACGAATGAGGCAATTAGATTTGGCTCTCCGAGACATCGAACAGGCCTGCAAACTACGGCCTCGCTCAGCTAGATCTTTTTACCGAAAGGCAGTTATTCTGTCTAATTTCGCCCAACGAGAAGGAATTCTTTCAACTAGACACGAGGCAAGTGTTATAGCTTTACTTCGATGTTATACGCTGGTTCCCAATAGCCGGCGTTACCGCCAAGAGTTTACAGAAAGCTTACATCAGCTGTTGCGTCCAAAATTCACAAACGTAAATAGAACTATGTCAGTTTTGAAGCAAACTCACGGTGGAGAAAGCGACTACCCACATCAATCAGTTTTGCAGCAGTTAAATCTACTTCGCGATAAAACACAAGTCGATGCCGCAGCGCCGAAAGGTATTTCCAGTGCGAGAATGGGTAAGAATGAATCTAAAACTATAACCTCTCCCGCATCTTACGAAGTTGAATTACGTCGGAATAAGTCAAGTAGGGGAACAGAAGATATGGTAACAAACGTATCTTCGTCCAGCGAAGGGAAAGTCGAGAACGACATCTTCCATTTAACAGAAGTTGAGGATTTTGAATGTAAACTTTGTTACAATCTACTATTCCAACCAGTTACAACAATATGTGGCCATACATTTTGCCGAGAATGTCTGGAAAGGTCTCTGGATCATCGAGACGACTGTCCCTGCTGTAGAACGAAATTGGATCTGTATTTGTCGGGAAAACTCAAAATGGAGGTGACCCACGTTTTGCAACTGGTGTTAACCAAACATTTCCCTTGTGATTACAGCGAAAGGTTGAAGAAATTTGAGgaaaaaatgaaagcacttTCTGG TTTAGGACAGGAACAGAAACCACAAGTGCCCATTTTTGTGTGTACCATGGCTTTTCCGAAAGTCCCTTGTCCTCTGCATATTTTCGAGCCGCGTTACCGTTTAATGTTACGACGATGTACTGAGTCGGGATCAAAGCAATTTGGCATGTGTGTAGGGAGTGAGGATTCATCCAAGGGTTTTGCTGATTATGGTACAATGCTCAATGTACAAACAGTGAATTTCCTTCCTGACGGGCGCTCCATTGTGCACACAGTAGGTGGAAGACGATTCCATGTCCTTTCAAGGGGTGTGACAGATGGCTACCACACAGCAACAGTGGAGTGGGTGGAAGATGAGCGAGTGGATGACGAAGAAGAGCTCAAGCAGCTGATTGAGCTCAATAGGATTGGACATCTAACACTGCAGAGCTGGTTCAGTAAAATGAGTGCACAGCAACGTCAGTGCATCACAGATGCTATTGGACCTGTACCATCCTTTGACGAAAACCTTCATTTGTTAGACAATGGCCCTGACTGGGTATGGTGGATTCTTGCTGCACTTCCACTTAAGGATGAAGCTAAGTTGATCATATTGGGAATGAAGTCAATGAGGGAACGTTTCCAGAGTGTAATTAGATTCTTACAGTTAATGCTATCTTGGCAAAATACAGTAGGCGGCGAACTCTCTCCATCCTCTTGA
- the LOC137976774 gene encoding uncharacterized protein — protein MVDEMQDCSTTEQLSICVRYLSCENEACEEFIEFLRLEKLDAQTIADTLLHALQEWGFNMCGLVGQGYDGASVMSSIRNGVQAKVAEKYPNATYVHCRSCVLNLAISSGCKAVQSIQNLFDKSANLEIRGFLVAAPKGKIYFFRLPRPQHCLLQPSLLPVLKPSNDEGEEDESAKHWKREAGDRLYRNSVLLRRWSAKVTTLSALLAKYGSVLLALDEISSKSCSDAKRDASAYSSLLQDSEFIVALTVSQFVL, from the exons ATGGTCGACGAAATGCAAGATTGTTCTACAACTGAACAACTCAGTATATGTGTGCGATATCTCAGCTGTGAAAATGAAGCCTGTGAAGAATTTATTGAATTCTTAAGGCTTGAAAAATTGGATGCCCAGACCATTGCGGATACCTTGTTACACGCACTGCAAGAATGGGGCTTTAATATGTGCGGCCTAGTTGGCCAAGGATATGATGGAGCAAGCGTCATGAGTTCAATTAGGAATGGGGTGCAAGCTAAAGTTGCAGAGAAGTACCCTAATGCCACGTACGTTCACTGCAGGTCATGCGTTTTGAACCTTGCAATCTCGAGTGGTTGCAAAGCCGTGCAATCCATTCAAAATCTGTTTGATAAGTCAGCAAACTTAGAAATACGTGGTTTCTTAGTGGCAGCGCCAAAAGGAAAGATATATTTCTTCAGACTGCCGCGACCACAACACTGCCTACTACAGCCGTCACTGCTACCAGTCCTGAAGCCTTCCAA TGATGAAGGCGAAGAAGATGAATCTGCCAAACATTGGAAGAGGGAAGCAGGCGACAGACTGTACCGAAATTCTGTGCTACTCCGGCGTTGGAGTGCAAAGGTTACTACCCTTTCCGCTCTTCTTGCTAAATATGGCTCTGTACTTCTAGCTCTGGATGAAATTTCGTCAAAAAGCTGTAGCGATGCTAAACGTGACGCTTCAGCTTATTCAAGTCTTCTCCAAGACTCTGAATTCATAGTCGCTTTGACAGTATCTCAGTTTGTTCTGTGA